The Saccharopolyspora gloriosae genome window below encodes:
- a CDS encoding DUF3592 domain-containing protein, whose translation MTRLLQSAIVASDEVPPEATDTDDGGHRWTARRVRRACARGVLVLGVLLTVLGLSVVVACAIDDRTIAESQGDGVAEVLDTSLTRTVVRFSTPEGRVHIPQDGVLYPGGLQQGQFVRVEYDTRNPDLVRVAGRGMVLSLLPVAGWLAGLWVVVGGAHWLLRRPAPVER comes from the coding sequence ATGACCCGGCTCCTACAATCGGCGATCGTGGCGAGCGACGAGGTGCCCCCGGAGGCGACCGACACCGACGACGGCGGGCACCGGTGGACGGCGCGGCGCGTCCGACGAGCCTGCGCCCGCGGTGTCCTGGTCCTCGGCGTGCTGCTGACCGTGCTCGGCCTGTCCGTGGTCGTGGCCTGCGCCATCGACGACCGCACCATCGCCGAATCCCAGGGCGACGGGGTGGCCGAAGTGCTGGACACCTCGCTGACCCGCACCGTCGTCCGGTTCAGCACCCCCGAAGGCCGGGTGCACATCCCGCAGGACGGCGTGCTCTACCCCGGTGGCCTGCAACAAGGCCAGTTCGTGCGCGTCGAGTACGACACCCGCAACCCCGACCTGGTCCGCGTCGCGGGCCGCGGCATGGTGCTGTCCCTGCTGCCGGTGGCCGGCTGGCTCGCCGGGCTCTGGGTCGTCGTCGGCGGAGCGCACTGGCTGTTGCGCCGTCCCGCGCCGGTCGAACGCTGA
- a CDS encoding inositol monophosphatase family protein, which produces MTVLPSQPSHDIEPGLISRALEVAGRLANDAADVITATAGRGARPAASESPFDWVTDTGRTLERHTRRVLGDEFPGVPVFGEEFDSDPEWSTSVADQLTARSGSARYRWSVDPVDGTANYVAGMPWCAYSLAMLDEHGPVVGVVADPYRSQIYAAARGRGMRANGTPVRLADQQETRAGIVCTELTRGGTWPGMDRFISNATKAQVGVRLLGSPALAIAQVALGHATAAVLDSYEEWDVAGALALAVESGAAVLDRRGEPATLPMGGLLVAGPAVAGDVLEWWQQAAR; this is translated from the coding sequence ATGACGGTCTTGCCTTCGCAGCCTTCCCACGACATCGAGCCCGGACTGATCTCCCGTGCGCTGGAAGTGGCGGGGCGGCTCGCGAACGACGCCGCCGACGTGATCACCGCGACGGCGGGGCGGGGGGCGAGGCCCGCGGCGTCGGAGTCGCCGTTCGACTGGGTCACGGACACGGGCCGCACATTGGAACGGCACACGCGCCGCGTGCTGGGCGACGAATTCCCCGGCGTCCCGGTGTTCGGCGAAGAGTTCGACTCGGACCCGGAATGGTCCACGTCGGTCGCCGACCAGCTCACCGCCCGCTCCGGTTCGGCCCGGTACCGCTGGTCGGTGGACCCGGTGGACGGGACCGCGAACTACGTGGCCGGGATGCCGTGGTGCGCCTACAGCCTCGCGATGCTCGACGAGCACGGGCCGGTGGTGGGCGTGGTGGCCGACCCGTACCGGTCGCAGATCTACGCGGCGGCGCGCGGCCGGGGCATGCGCGCCAACGGCACCCCGGTGCGGCTCGCCGATCAGCAGGAGACCCGCGCCGGCATCGTGTGCACCGAACTCACCCGCGGCGGGACGTGGCCGGGGATGGACCGGTTCATCAGCAACGCGACGAAAGCCCAGGTGGGCGTGCGGCTGCTGGGTTCCCCGGCGTTGGCGATCGCGCAGGTCGCGCTGGGCCACGCGACGGCGGCGGTGCTGGACTCCTACGAGGAGTGGGACGTCGCGGGCGCGTTGGCGCTCGCCGTCGAATCCGGCGCCGCCGTGCTCGACCGCCGCGGCGAACCGGCGACCCTGCCGATGGGCGGCCTGCTGGTGGCGGGCCCGGCGGTCGCCGGTGACGTACTCGAATGGTGGCAACAAGCCGCCCGCTGA
- a CDS encoding CitMHS family transporter: MLAATGFLTIGTFLALVLSRRVSVLLALTLVPLVAALLTGAAPRLGELVADGLSTVTPVAIMITFAVLYFSLMSDSGLFDPLVARILRWAKGDPLKITVGTAVLTLLVGLDGDGSSTFLITCTAMLPIYTRLGMSRVLLAGVIGLGAGVMNMTPWGGPAARTMAVLGAGSSEVFLPILPAMLGGIAWVLVVAVILGRRERRRLGVGEVLEIEQPDLDRPARIRFRLNLVLTLVLVGALLAQLAELEVLFVLAFLLALLINRRSWSGQQELFTKHGHNVVLVTTMIFAAGVFTGILTGTGMIRAMAESLVSVVPDGAGGVLPVITAVLGMPLSLVFTPDAYYFGVVPVLAETTAALGGDPLAAGRAAVLGQMTTGFPLSPLTAATFVLLGLTEVDLGEHQRFLFKWAFGTTLVMTVVAVLTGAL, encoded by the coding sequence ATGCTCGCCGCGACTGGTTTCCTCACCATCGGGACGTTCCTGGCCCTGGTGCTGTCCCGCCGGGTGTCGGTGCTGCTCGCGCTGACCCTGGTGCCGCTGGTGGCGGCCCTGCTCACCGGCGCGGCGCCGCGGCTGGGCGAACTGGTCGCCGACGGGCTGAGCACCGTCACGCCCGTCGCCATCATGATCACCTTCGCGGTGCTGTACTTCAGCCTGATGTCCGACAGCGGGCTGTTCGACCCGCTGGTGGCGCGAATCCTGCGCTGGGCGAAGGGCGACCCGCTCAAGATCACCGTCGGCACCGCGGTGCTGACGCTGCTGGTCGGCCTCGACGGCGACGGGTCCTCCACCTTCCTGATCACCTGCACCGCGATGCTGCCGATCTACACACGGCTGGGCATGAGCCGGGTCCTGCTGGCGGGCGTGATCGGGCTCGGCGCCGGCGTCATGAACATGACCCCGTGGGGCGGACCCGCCGCCCGCACCATGGCGGTCCTCGGCGCGGGCAGCTCCGAGGTGTTCCTGCCGATCCTGCCCGCCATGCTCGGCGGGATCGCCTGGGTGCTGGTCGTGGCGGTGATCCTCGGCCGCAGGGAGCGCAGGCGCCTCGGCGTCGGCGAGGTGCTGGAGATCGAACAGCCCGACCTGGACCGCCCGGCCCGCATCCGGTTCCGGCTGAACCTGGTGCTCACGCTGGTGCTGGTGGGGGCGCTGCTGGCCCAGCTCGCGGAACTGGAAGTGCTGTTCGTGCTGGCGTTCCTGCTGGCGCTGCTGATCAACCGGCGATCCTGGAGCGGGCAGCAGGAGCTGTTCACCAAGCACGGCCACAACGTCGTGCTCGTCACCACGATGATCTTCGCGGCGGGCGTGTTCACCGGCATCCTCACCGGCACCGGCATGATCCGGGCGATGGCGGAAAGCCTCGTCTCCGTGGTGCCCGACGGCGCGGGCGGCGTGCTCCCGGTGATCACGGCGGTGCTCGGGATGCCGCTGAGCCTGGTGTTCACCCCCGACGCCTACTACTTCGGCGTGGTGCCGGTGCTCGCCGAGACCACCGCGGCGCTCGGCGGCGACCCGCTGGCCGCCGGGCGGGCCGCGGTGCTCGGGCAGATGACCACCGGTTTCCCGCTGAGCCCGCTGACGGCGGCCACGTTCGTGCTGCTCGGCCTCACCGAAGTCGACCTCGGCGAACACCAGCGGTTCCTGTTCAAGTGGGCGTTCGGCACGACGCTCGTGATGACCGTCGTCGCCGTCCTCACGGGTGCGCTGTGA
- a CDS encoding acyclic terpene utilization AtuA family protein, producing the protein MNAATTRIGSGAGFAGDRIEPAVALAEHAGLDDLVLECLAERTIALGQRRRLADPDLGYDPRLRARFERLLPVAARRGVRVLTNMGAANPLAAGEVTRALLREHRLPGRVAVVTGDDVLAELDLAAPAWEDGIALGEHGEVVSANAYLGADALLPALATGAPVVLTGRVADPSLFLAPLAHRLGWDLADPEQAAAGTLVGHLLECAGQVTGGYFADPGVKDVPGLADLGFPYADVAGDGAAVLGKLDGTGGAVNRATVREQLLYEVTDPTGYRTPDVVLDFRSVHATETGPDQVRIAGARGRTRPGELKVSVGYRAGHRAEAEITYAGPNAARRARLAADVVTERLGGTGLRVRAEVLGRLGDTPSAEAECRLRVAALAPDADQADLVCHEVESLYTNGPAGGGGVRTTVQDVIGIVSTSLPRELVHPQVTLLEADDAAA; encoded by the coding sequence GTGAACGCCGCGACGACGCGGATCGGCAGCGGCGCCGGATTCGCGGGCGACCGGATCGAACCCGCCGTGGCGCTCGCCGAGCACGCCGGACTCGACGACCTGGTGCTGGAATGCCTGGCGGAACGCACCATCGCGCTCGGCCAACGCCGCAGGCTCGCCGACCCCGACCTCGGCTACGACCCGCGGCTGCGCGCCCGGTTCGAACGGCTGCTGCCGGTGGCGGCCCGCCGGGGCGTGCGGGTGCTGACGAACATGGGCGCGGCGAACCCCCTCGCCGCCGGGGAGGTCACCCGCGCGCTGCTGCGCGAACACCGGCTGCCCGGCCGGGTGGCGGTGGTGACCGGGGACGACGTGCTCGCCGAACTCGACCTCGCGGCGCCCGCGTGGGAAGACGGCATCGCGCTCGGCGAGCACGGCGAAGTGGTGTCCGCCAACGCCTACCTGGGCGCCGACGCGCTGCTGCCCGCGCTGGCGACCGGCGCCCCGGTCGTGCTCACCGGCAGGGTCGCCGACCCGTCGCTGTTCCTGGCGCCGCTCGCGCACCGCCTCGGCTGGGACCTCGCCGACCCCGAGCAGGCGGCGGCGGGCACCCTCGTCGGACACCTGCTGGAATGCGCCGGACAGGTCACCGGCGGCTACTTCGCCGACCCCGGCGTCAAAGACGTGCCCGGACTCGCCGACCTGGGATTCCCGTACGCCGACGTCGCAGGCGACGGTGCCGCGGTGCTCGGCAAGCTCGACGGCACCGGTGGCGCGGTGAACCGGGCGACCGTGCGGGAACAACTGCTCTACGAAGTCACCGACCCCACCGGCTACCGCACCCCCGACGTGGTGCTGGACTTCCGCTCGGTCCACGCCACCGAGACCGGGCCGGACCAGGTGCGGATCGCGGGCGCCCGCGGCCGGACCCGGCCCGGCGAGCTCAAGGTCAGCGTCGGCTACCGCGCCGGACACCGGGCGGAAGCCGAAATCACCTACGCCGGCCCCAACGCGGCCCGCCGCGCCCGGCTCGCCGCCGACGTCGTCACCGAACGGCTCGGCGGCACCGGACTGCGGGTGCGCGCCGAAGTCCTGGGCCGGCTCGGCGACACCCCCTCCGCCGAAGCGGAATGCAGGCTGCGGGTCGCCGCGCTCGCCCCCGACGCCGACCAGGCCGACCTGGTGTGCCACGAAGTCGAATCGCTCTACACCAACGGCCCGGCCGGCGGCGGCGGAGTGCGCACCACGGTGCAAGACGTGATCGGGATCGTGTCCACCTCGCTCCCCCGCGAGCTGGTGCACCCGCAGGTGACGCTGCTGGAGGCCGACGATGCTGCTGCATGA
- a CDS encoding M1 family aminopeptidase — MFKRTGLRVTAAACCAAAFLATPASAGTGGPGAPGAGDPYFPEYGNGGYDVSHYDVRLRYEPRDDRLAGTTTIVAKPTQNLTAFNLDFALPVKSIRVNGNPSAFQQQGTELTVTPPAELPAGAEATFVVDYDGVPSSVEVDGLNPWIRTSDGALAIGEPEISAWWFPGNDHPRDKATFDIAVDVPDGTEVLSNGVNTDTSTLAGRTTWKWRTTKPTATYLAFLGIGQYAINTKTGAFGQPFVTAYADGLGEVEGAAKASVERTPEVLDFLAGLFGEYPFEAQGGVVPAEGLNFALENQTRPTYSPKFFQDGANTSVVVHENAHQWFGDSVSVDTWRDIWLNEGFASYSEWLWSEQQGTGTAQELFDHYYSTAPEDAFWQVAPGEPGPDNIFGDAVYDRGALTLHALRNVIGDEALLDVVRTWVEDKRYSTGTVEDFIALTEQRSGKQLDEFFQAWLFTPGKPAATPENGVPASATRAGVAVPEAVAEIDATHRHVHDDH; from the coding sequence GTGTTCAAGCGAACCGGTCTTCGGGTGACGGCGGCCGCGTGCTGCGCCGCGGCGTTCCTGGCGACCCCCGCCTCCGCGGGGACCGGCGGTCCGGGGGCTCCGGGGGCGGGTGATCCCTACTTCCCCGAATACGGCAACGGCGGCTACGACGTGTCGCACTACGACGTGCGGCTGCGCTACGAACCGCGGGACGACCGGCTCGCCGGCACCACGACGATCGTGGCGAAGCCGACCCAGAACCTCACCGCGTTCAACCTCGACTTCGCGCTGCCGGTGAAGTCGATCCGGGTCAACGGCAACCCCTCGGCCTTCCAGCAGCAGGGCACCGAACTCACCGTCACGCCGCCCGCCGAACTGCCCGCGGGTGCCGAGGCCACGTTCGTCGTCGACTACGACGGCGTGCCCTCCAGCGTCGAGGTCGACGGGCTCAACCCGTGGATCCGCACCTCCGACGGCGCGCTGGCCATCGGCGAGCCGGAGATCTCCGCGTGGTGGTTCCCCGGCAACGACCACCCCAGGGACAAGGCCACCTTCGACATCGCCGTCGACGTGCCCGACGGCACCGAGGTGCTGTCCAACGGCGTGAACACCGACACCTCCACGCTGGCCGGTCGCACCACGTGGAAGTGGCGCACCACCAAGCCGACCGCCACGTACCTGGCCTTCCTGGGCATCGGCCAGTACGCGATCAACACGAAGACCGGCGCCTTCGGGCAGCCTTTCGTCACCGCCTACGCCGACGGCCTCGGCGAGGTCGAGGGCGCGGCCAAGGCCAGCGTCGAGCGGACCCCGGAGGTGCTGGACTTCCTCGCCGGGCTGTTCGGCGAGTACCCGTTCGAGGCGCAGGGCGGCGTGGTCCCGGCGGAAGGCCTGAACTTCGCGCTGGAGAACCAGACCAGGCCCACCTACAGCCCGAAGTTCTTCCAGGACGGGGCCAACACGTCCGTCGTCGTGCACGAGAACGCCCACCAGTGGTTCGGCGACTCGGTGTCGGTGGACACCTGGCGCGACATCTGGCTCAACGAGGGCTTCGCCAGCTACTCGGAATGGCTGTGGTCGGAGCAGCAGGGCACCGGAACGGCGCAAGAACTGTTCGACCACTACTACTCGACCGCACCCGAGGACGCGTTCTGGCAGGTCGCTCCCGGTGAGCCGGGGCCGGACAACATCTTCGGCGACGCCGTGTACGATCGCGGCGCGCTGACCCTGCACGCCCTGCGCAACGTCATCGGCGACGAAGCGCTGCTCGACGTGGTGCGCACCTGGGTCGAGGACAAGCGGTACTCCACCGGCACCGTGGAGGACTTCATCGCGCTCACCGAGCAGCGCTCCGGAAAGCAGCTCGACGAGTTCTTCCAGGCGTGGCTGTTCACGCCGGGCAAGCCCGCCGCCACCCCGGAGAACGGGGTCCCGGCATCGGCCACCCGGGCCGGGGTGGCAGTGCCGGAGGCGGTGGCCGAGATCGACGCCACCCACCGGCACGTGCACGACGACCACTGA
- a CDS encoding AtuA-related protein: MLLHEIAHCRAGDKGDISTLSLFPHDDADYELLRREITADRVRAHLAERVRGEVLRYELPLLCALQFVCHQALDGGVTTSLALDTHGKTLSSRLLALVV, from the coding sequence ATGCTGCTGCATGAGATCGCGCACTGCCGCGCCGGGGACAAGGGCGACATCTCGACGCTGTCGCTGTTCCCGCACGACGACGCCGACTACGAACTGCTGCGCCGCGAGATCACCGCGGACCGGGTGCGGGCCCACCTGGCCGAGCGGGTGCGCGGGGAAGTCCTGCGCTACGAACTACCGCTGCTGTGCGCGCTGCAGTTCGTCTGCCACCAGGCCCTCGACGGCGGCGTCACGACCTCGCTCGCACTCGACACCCACGGCAAAACCCTCAGCAGTCGATTGCTCGCTCTTGTGGTGTGA
- a CDS encoding isochorismate synthase yields MATSPSPLTVRTVAIPEDDPRRTAALLELLPDRSPVSWVRGGEGLVGWGCAARLDTSGPERFAAADAWWHSWCERVEVHDEVRLPGTGPVAFTSFAFADRPGDSVVVVPEVVVGSRDGVRWITTVGQPSTAPRLPVGEPGAVRYDAGAVSPERYRRSVAEAVRILGPGGSGHAIGSDGEAVRKVVLAHDLLATTAEPLDARYLLGNLAARYPGCWSFAVDGLVGATPELLLERTGRRIRSRVLAGTTWPRPGVSADELASTLLGSAKDLSEHAFATESLAAELRPFCGELAVPERPEVLRLRNVLHLASHITGELHEHAASNGVAALLRLAAAVHPSAAVGGTPTPAAVSLIGRLEGMDRGRYSGPVGWVDDAGNGELGIALRCAQIEDGGSPGGAGGRARLFAGGGIVAGSDPDLEVAEAAAKMLPVREALDGLG; encoded by the coding sequence GTGGCGACATCCCCGAGTCCGCTGACCGTCCGCACCGTCGCGATCCCCGAGGACGACCCGCGGCGCACCGCGGCGCTGCTGGAGCTGCTGCCCGACCGGTCCCCGGTCAGCTGGGTCCGCGGCGGGGAGGGTCTGGTCGGCTGGGGGTGCGCGGCTCGGCTGGACACTTCGGGGCCGGAGCGGTTCGCGGCGGCCGACGCCTGGTGGCACTCCTGGTGCGAACGCGTGGAGGTGCACGACGAGGTGCGGTTGCCGGGCACCGGCCCGGTGGCGTTCACCAGCTTCGCGTTCGCCGATCGGCCGGGCGATTCCGTGGTCGTCGTGCCGGAGGTCGTGGTGGGGTCCCGCGACGGCGTCCGCTGGATCACGACCGTGGGTCAGCCGTCGACGGCTCCTCGGCTGCCGGTGGGCGAGCCCGGCGCGGTCCGCTACGACGCGGGCGCCGTGTCCCCCGAGCGGTACCGGCGGTCGGTGGCCGAGGCGGTGCGGATCTTGGGCCCGGGGGGTTCCGGTCACGCGATCGGCTCGGACGGCGAGGCGGTGCGGAAGGTGGTGCTGGCGCACGACCTGCTGGCGACCACGGCCGAACCGCTGGACGCCCGCTACCTGCTGGGCAATCTCGCGGCGCGCTATCCCGGTTGCTGGAGCTTCGCGGTGGACGGCCTGGTGGGGGCGACGCCGGAGCTGCTGCTGGAGCGCACGGGGCGGCGCATCCGGTCGCGGGTGCTGGCCGGGACGACGTGGCCGCGACCCGGTGTCAGCGCCGACGAACTCGCCTCCACCCTGCTCGGGTCGGCGAAGGACCTGTCGGAGCACGCCTTCGCCACCGAGTCGCTGGCCGCCGAGCTCCGGCCGTTCTGCGGTGAGCTGGCGGTGCCGGAACGGCCGGAGGTGCTGCGGCTGCGCAACGTGTTGCACCTGGCGTCGCACATCACCGGTGAACTGCACGAGCACGCGGCGAGCAACGGCGTGGCGGCGTTGCTGCGGCTGGCTGCCGCGGTGCACCCGAGCGCCGCGGTCGGCGGGACGCCCACTCCCGCGGCGGTCTCGCTGATCGGACGCTTGGAAGGCATGGACCGCGGTCGCTACAGCGGCCCCGTCGGCTGGGTGGACGACGCGGGCAACGGGGAGCTGGGGATCGCGTTGCGCTGCGCGCAGATCGAGGACGGCGGTTCCCCCGGCGGCGCGGGCGGGCGGGCCCGGTTGTTCGCCGGGGGCGGCATCGTCGCCGGTTCCGATCCGGACCTGGAGGTCGCGGAGGCGGCGGCGAAGATGCTGCCGGTCCGCGAAGCGCTCGACGGCCTCGGCTGA
- a CDS encoding glycosyltransferase family 1 protein, whose product MSESFLPQVNGVTNSVLRVIEHVRRRGDEALVIAPGAGPEEYEGTPVIRLPAVDLPVVSSLPIGFPTRRLLQGLQDFGPDVVHLASPFVVGARGLAAARKLGVPTVAVYQTDVAGFAESYGLGLTARAAWRWTRRLHCGADRTLAPSTWAAEALRQHGVPRVHRWGRGVDTARFHPAKRDESLRAELAPGGELLVGYVGRLAPEKHIERLAALNDVPGVRVVVVGDGPQREALAAELPGAAFLGLRTGDELARIYASLDVFVHTGPYETFCQSVQEAMAAGIPAIAPDAGGPRDLVLPGRTGYLLPPHDEAAYAERLRAAVGALRDPALRARFGAAARESVAQRTWPALCEQLIGHYGEVIGRPRADRLAA is encoded by the coding sequence GTGTCGGAGAGTTTCCTACCGCAGGTAAACGGGGTCACGAACTCCGTGCTGCGGGTGATCGAGCACGTGCGTCGCCGGGGTGATGAGGCTCTGGTGATCGCTCCGGGTGCCGGGCCGGAGGAGTACGAGGGCACTCCGGTGATCCGGTTGCCCGCGGTGGACCTCCCGGTGGTGTCGTCGCTGCCGATCGGGTTCCCGACCCGGCGGTTGCTGCAGGGGCTGCAGGACTTCGGGCCGGACGTCGTGCACTTGGCTTCGCCGTTCGTGGTGGGCGCTCGGGGGCTCGCGGCGGCGCGGAAGCTGGGCGTGCCGACGGTCGCCGTGTACCAGACCGACGTCGCCGGGTTCGCCGAGTCGTACGGGCTGGGCCTGACGGCGCGCGCCGCGTGGCGCTGGACGCGGCGGCTGCACTGCGGGGCGGACCGCACGCTCGCGCCGTCGACCTGGGCGGCGGAGGCGTTGCGGCAGCACGGCGTGCCCCGGGTGCACCGGTGGGGCCGCGGCGTGGACACGGCCCGGTTCCACCCGGCGAAGCGCGACGAGTCGTTGCGCGCCGAGCTCGCTCCCGGCGGGGAGCTGCTGGTCGGCTACGTCGGCAGGCTCGCCCCGGAGAAGCACATCGAGCGGCTCGCCGCGCTCAACGACGTGCCGGGGGTGCGGGTCGTGGTCGTCGGCGACGGGCCGCAGCGGGAGGCGCTGGCCGCGGAGCTGCCCGGAGCCGCTTTCCTGGGGCTGCGCACGGGTGACGAGCTGGCGCGGATCTACGCGAGCCTCGACGTGTTCGTGCACACCGGCCCGTACGAGACGTTCTGCCAGTCGGTGCAGGAGGCGATGGCCGCCGGGATCCCCGCGATCGCGCCGGACGCGGGCGGCCCCCGCGACCTCGTGCTGCCGGGGCGGACCGGCTACCTGCTGCCGCCGCACGACGAGGCCGCGTACGCCGAGCGGTTGCGCGCGGCCGTCGGCGCGCTGCGCGATCCGGCGTTGCGGGCGCGCTTCGGCGCCGCCGCGCGGGAGTCCGTCGCGCAGCGCACCTGGCCCGCGTTGTGCGAGCAGCTGATCGGCCACTACGGGGAGGTCATCGGGCGGCCCCGGGCCGACCGGTTGGCCGCGTGA
- a CDS encoding demethylmenaquinone methyltransferase, which produces MSRAGLDKDPQAVAAMFDGVAKRYDLTNTVMSFGQDRRWRQITRQALDPKPTERVLDLAAGSGVSTAELARSGAWCVAADFSLGMLSVGRDRGLPMVAADALHLPFADASFDAATISFGLRNVVDTVAGLREMARVVRPGGRLVVCEFSTPTWEPFRTVYMNYVMRALPPIARAVSSNPDAYVYLAESIRSWPDQQALSTKIAEAGWSKVAWRDLMGGAVAVHRAFKPE; this is translated from the coding sequence GTGTCTCGTGCCGGTTTGGACAAGGATCCGCAAGCGGTCGCCGCGATGTTCGACGGCGTCGCGAAGCGCTACGACCTGACGAACACGGTGATGTCGTTCGGCCAGGACCGGCGGTGGCGGCAGATCACCCGGCAGGCGCTCGACCCGAAGCCGACGGAGCGGGTCCTGGACCTGGCCGCGGGCAGCGGGGTGTCGACCGCGGAGCTCGCGCGTTCCGGCGCGTGGTGCGTGGCCGCGGACTTCTCGCTCGGGATGTTGTCGGTGGGGCGGGACCGCGGGCTGCCGATGGTGGCCGCCGACGCGCTGCACCTGCCGTTCGCGGACGCCTCGTTCGACGCGGCGACGATCTCGTTCGGCCTGCGCAACGTGGTGGACACCGTGGCGGGGCTGCGGGAGATGGCGCGTGTCGTGCGCCCCGGCGGCCGGCTCGTGGTGTGCGAGTTCTCCACGCCCACCTGGGAACCGTTCCGCACGGTCTACATGAACTACGTGATGCGGGCGCTCCCGCCCATCGCGCGCGCCGTGTCGTCCAACCCCGACGCGTACGTCTACCTGGCAGAGTCCATCCGGTCCTGGCCGGACCAGCAGGCGCTGTCGACGAAGATCGCCGAAGCGGGCTGGTCCAAGGTCGCCTGGCGAGACCTCATGGGCGGAGCCGTAGCAGTCCACCGAGCCTTCAAACCCGAATAA
- the paaC gene encoding 1,2-phenylacetyl-CoA epoxidase subunit PaaC — MDTMNFGTDDRWSGRVAAAGNPDRWPASDGATAADPGGQDTPAPETKRPEWVLGVPAAPAENRAVPDGAAPADLARYCLMLGDDALLLAHRLSAWGVRGPDLEEGAALAAITVDLLDQARPLLARAAELEGAGRDADGLAYHRDSSRFRNVRLAEIDCGPGPGGDFALTVARLLLFASWRHAVFERLAGTRDPVLSAIAMRTWRVLLRHREHAAQWVIRLGDGGPESRTRMLDALQRLWPLTGELFAVHPVERRLAAANCAVAPDVVRADVAAVLDETLSVARLDLPDLTEVPWTGTGGRYGAHTESMPFVLADMQHLVRADPVEP; from the coding sequence ATGGACACGATGAACTTCGGAACGGACGACCGGTGGTCCGGCCGGGTCGCCGCCGCCGGAAACCCGGACAGGTGGCCGGCATCGGACGGTGCGACGGCCGCCGACCCCGGCGGGCAGGACACGCCCGCGCCGGAGACGAAGCGACCCGAGTGGGTCCTGGGAGTCCCGGCAGCCCCTGCGGAGAACCGGGCCGTGCCGGACGGGGCGGCCCCCGCGGACCTCGCGCGGTACTGCCTGATGCTGGGCGACGACGCGCTGCTGCTGGCGCACCGCCTGTCCGCGTGGGGCGTGCGGGGCCCCGACCTGGAAGAGGGCGCCGCGCTCGCGGCGATCACCGTGGACCTGCTCGACCAGGCCCGGCCGCTGCTGGCCCGCGCCGCCGAACTCGAAGGCGCTGGCCGCGACGCCGACGGGCTCGCCTACCACCGCGACAGCAGCCGGTTCCGCAACGTCCGGCTCGCCGAGATCGACTGCGGTCCGGGCCCCGGCGGCGACTTCGCCCTGACCGTCGCCCGGTTGCTGCTGTTCGCCTCGTGGCGCCACGCCGTGTTCGAGCGGCTCGCCGGCACCCGCGACCCGGTCCTGTCGGCCATCGCCATGCGGACCTGGCGGGTGCTGCTGCGCCACCGCGAGCACGCCGCGCAGTGGGTGATCAGGCTCGGCGACGGCGGACCTGAGTCGCGCACCCGGATGCTCGACGCGCTGCAACGGCTGTGGCCGCTGACCGGTGAGCTGTTCGCGGTGCACCCGGTGGAGCGCAGGCTGGCCGCGGCGAACTGCGCGGTGGCCCCCGACGTGGTGCGCGCCGACGTGGCCGCGGTGCTGGACGAAACGCTGTCGGTGGCCCGGCTCGACCTGCCCGACCTCACCGAAGTGCCCTGGACGGGCACCGGGGGGCGCTACGGCGCGCACACCGAGTCGATGCCGTTCGTGCTCGCCGACATGCAGCACCTGGTGCGGGCCGATCCGGTCGAACCGTGA